A DNA window from Leptolyngbya sp. KIOST-1 contains the following coding sequences:
- a CDS encoding Mur ligase family protein: MTQLLLIPIVAFAKLLTLALRISGRGSGTALPGYLVGRYFPFVLEALISQIPTVVAITGTNGKTTSQTMLSAIISQVPGVRVLRNKAGANLSQGILSELLKRSNLLGRLDFTHAVLEVEEATLPRIATLLRPSIIAVTNLYRDQLDAYGEIDRTEKLIRDGIAQCPNAAVVVNGDDPRTARLTQGLGNATYFMSLAPEYARFLPYEGKLNRPQANSQGLEATHIHINEDLTTDFAIQGQMNGRAVDIPQARTVSPGFFHVYNALTAIAIANLLGIDGPTAVAGLKTFQPAFGRGEILTRQQGPKQVNYRLLLVKNPASFSLSLELLRNIAGLKLILAINDNTADGKDVSWLWDSELERLNQAQIDWILCTGIRAKDMAVRLKYALDTPPGPIPTAESIRQAIDLSFEKADPGDTVFVLPTYTAMLEFRKLMGKTLDIV; this comes from the coding sequence ATGACCCAACTGCTGCTGATCCCCATTGTTGCCTTTGCCAAACTGCTGACCCTGGCCCTGCGGATCTCGGGTCGGGGGTCGGGGACTGCCCTGCCGGGCTACCTGGTGGGGCGCTACTTTCCCTTTGTCCTAGAGGCGCTGATCAGCCAAATTCCCACTGTGGTGGCAATCACCGGCACCAACGGCAAAACCACCAGCCAGACCATGCTCAGCGCCATCATCAGTCAGGTGCCAGGGGTCAGGGTGCTGCGCAACAAGGCCGGGGCCAACCTCAGCCAGGGCATTTTATCGGAGCTGCTCAAGCGGAGCAACCTCCTGGGTCGCCTCGATTTTACCCACGCCGTGCTGGAGGTAGAAGAAGCCACCCTGCCGCGGATCGCGACCCTGCTGCGGCCCAGCATTATTGCTGTCACCAATCTCTACCGCGACCAGCTCGACGCCTACGGCGAAATCGATCGCACCGAAAAGCTGATTCGCGACGGCATAGCCCAGTGCCCTAACGCTGCGGTGGTGGTCAACGGCGACGATCCCCGCACGGCCCGCCTGACCCAGGGATTGGGCAACGCCACCTACTTCATGTCGCTGGCCCCGGAGTACGCCCGATTTTTGCCCTACGAAGGCAAGCTCAATCGGCCCCAGGCCAACAGCCAGGGCCTGGAAGCCACTCACATTCACATCAACGAAGACCTGACCACCGACTTTGCCATCCAGGGCCAGATGAATGGCCGTGCTGTAGATATCCCCCAGGCCAGAACCGTCTCGCCGGGGTTCTTCCACGTCTATAACGCCCTGACGGCGATCGCGATCGCCAACCTGCTTGGTATCGACGGCCCCACCGCCGTCGCTGGACTCAAGACCTTCCAGCCCGCCTTTGGCCGCGGCGAAATTCTCACCCGCCAGCAGGGCCCCAAACAGGTCAACTACCGCCTGCTGCTGGTCAAAAACCCGGCCAGCTTTAGCCTCAGCCTGGAGCTACTGCGAAACATCGCTGGCCTGAAGCTGATTTTGGCCATCAACGACAACACCGCCGATGGCAAAGACGTCTCCTGGCTGTGGGACAGCGAACTGGAGCGGCTCAACCAGGCCCAGATCGACTGGATTCTCTGCACCGGCATCCGCGCCAAGGACATGGCCGTGCGGCTCAAGTACGCCCTCGATACCCCCCCCGGCCCTATCCCCACCGCAGAATCGATCCGCCAGGCCATTGATCTATCCTTTGAGAAAGCCGACCCCGGCGACACGGTATTTGTGCTGCCCACCTACACCGCCATGCTGGAATTCCGCAAGCTCATGGGCAAAACCCTAGATATTGTTTAG
- a CDS encoding type 1 glutamine amidotransferase: protein MPYALTLTHLYPDHLNLYGDTGNLIVLRRRCQWMGIDCTVNALSMGDVAQAGTTDLYFMGGGQDTDQVAVVNDFHQLKYDAIRADTEAGVVFLGVCGGYQLMGNTFLMGNGDETRGLGIINVNTRAPGTDVKQRCIGNLVVELTPDTYADMQTLYAHPRDLPRTLVGFENHSGQTYLGDGVEPLAKTIAGFGNNATAEYEGARYKNVFGSYMHGSLLPKNPHFADYLIGLALRRRYPEDTITLPALPDTEELAAHTYAVQRYG, encoded by the coding sequence ATGCCCTACGCCCTCACCCTCACCCACCTCTACCCCGACCACCTCAACCTCTACGGCGACACCGGCAACCTGATTGTGCTGCGCCGCCGCTGCCAGTGGATGGGCATTGACTGCACCGTCAATGCCCTGTCTATGGGGGATGTGGCTCAGGCCGGCACCACCGATCTCTACTTCATGGGCGGCGGTCAGGACACCGACCAGGTCGCCGTCGTCAACGACTTCCACCAGCTCAAGTACGACGCCATTCGGGCCGATACCGAGGCGGGCGTCGTGTTCTTGGGGGTGTGCGGCGGCTACCAGCTGATGGGCAATACCTTTTTAATGGGCAATGGTGACGAGACCCGTGGTTTGGGCATCATCAACGTCAACACCCGCGCCCCCGGCACCGATGTCAAGCAGCGTTGCATTGGCAATCTGGTGGTCGAGCTTACCCCTGACACCTACGCTGACATGCAGACGCTGTACGCCCATCCCCGCGACCTTCCCAGAACCCTGGTCGGGTTTGAAAACCACTCCGGGCAAACCTACCTGGGCGACGGCGTTGAACCCCTGGCCAAGACCATCGCCGGGTTTGGCAACAACGCCACCGCTGAGTACGAGGGGGCACGCTACAAAAACGTGTTTGGCAGCTACATGCACGGCTCACTCCTGCCCAAAAATCCCCACTTTGCCGACTATCTCATCGGCCTGGCCCTGCGCCGCCGTTACCCAGAGGACACCATCACCCTGCCAGCCCTACCCGATACCGAAGAACTGGCGGCCCACACCTATGCCGTGCAGCGCTACGGCTAA